A single Pseudomonas sp. MM223 DNA region contains:
- the hisN gene encoding Histidinol-phosphatase (*Name hisN) produces MSLSAEQIGEFRAFAEQLADAAAVAITPYFRASLDVEDKGGRLYDPVTVADKAAEDAMRALIQARYPDHGILGEEAGVAVGSSPLTWVLDPIDGTRAFITGLPLWGTLIALNDGERPVVGVMNQPFTGERFVGTPEGAWRSGTPLKTRACADLASATLMCTTPDMFDTAERKAAFEAVAGQARLMRYGGDCYAYCMLASGFVDVIVEASLQPYDVQALMPIIEGAGGVITAWDGSSAQNGGCVVACGDPALHAQVVEMLRHAM; encoded by the coding sequence ATGTCCCTGAGTGCTGAACAGATCGGCGAATTTCGCGCCTTCGCCGAACAGTTGGCCGATGCTGCCGCCGTGGCGATCACGCCATACTTTCGCGCCAGCCTGGATGTCGAGGACAAGGGTGGGCGCCTGTACGACCCGGTGACTGTGGCAGACAAGGCGGCCGAGGACGCCATGCGCGCGCTGATCCAGGCTCGCTACCCCGACCACGGTATCCTGGGTGAAGAGGCGGGCGTAGCTGTTGGCAGCAGCCCGTTGACCTGGGTACTTGACCCTATCGACGGTACCCGCGCCTTCATCACAGGCTTGCCACTGTGGGGCACGCTGATCGCTCTGAACGACGGCGAACGCCCCGTGGTTGGCGTAATGAACCAGCCATTCACCGGCGAACGCTTTGTCGGCACCCCTGAAGGCGCCTGGCGCAGCGGTACGCCGCTGAAAACCCGTGCCTGCGCCGACCTGGCTTCAGCCACGCTGATGTGCACCACGCCCGATATGTTCGATACCGCCGAGCGCAAGGCTGCGTTTGAGGCTGTTGCTGGCCAGGCACGGTTGATGCGTTATGGCGGTGATTGCTATGCCTACTGCATGCTGGCGTCGGGGTTTGTCGATGTGATTGTCGAGGCCAGCTTGCAGCCGTATGACGTGCAAGCGCTGATGCCGATCATCGAAGGGGCGGGTGGGGTGATCACTGCCTGGGATGGCAGCAGTGCACAGAATGGCGGGTGCGTCGTGGCCTGTGGTGACCCGGCGCTGCATGCGCAGGTGGTGGAGATGTTGCGCCACGCCATGTAA
- the mntP gene encoding putative manganese efflux pump MntP (*Name mntP), protein MNPISLVLLAFAMSTDAFAAAIGKGSSLHKPRLAEALRTGLIFGVIEAITPVIGWLLGQAASQYVEQWDHWIAFVLLLLLGAHMVHAGLKPEEEEEEKQSQHAFWILAVTAVATSIDALAVGIGLAFVDVNIWVAAAAIGLATMTMVTIGTMLGRALGSVVGKRAEIIGGIVLMLVGATILYEHLTAV, encoded by the coding sequence TTGAATCCCATTTCCCTCGTTTTGCTTGCCTTCGCCATGTCCACGGATGCCTTCGCGGCCGCCATCGGCAAAGGTTCCAGCCTGCACAAACCACGCTTGGCCGAAGCCCTGCGCACCGGCCTGATCTTTGGTGTCATCGAAGCCATTACCCCTGTCATCGGCTGGTTGCTGGGCCAGGCGGCCAGCCAGTACGTTGAACAATGGGACCACTGGATTGCCTTTGTCTTGCTGCTATTGCTGGGCGCGCACATGGTGCATGCCGGCCTGAAGCCGGAAGAAGAAGAGGAAGAAAAGCAAAGCCAGCACGCGTTCTGGATTTTGGCGGTGACGGCGGTAGCGACCAGTATCGATGCACTGGCGGTAGGCATTGGTCTGGCGTTTGTCGATGTGAACATCTGGGTAGCCGCTGCCGCAATCGGCCTGGCGACCATGACCATGGTCACCATCGGCACCATGCTTGGCCGGGCGTTGGGCTCGGTAGTAGGCAAGCGTGCCGAGATCATTGGCGGCATCGTGCTGATGCTGGTAGGCGCAACCATCCTGTATGAGCACCTGACGGCGGTTTGA
- the uspE_2 gene encoding Universal stress protein E (*Name uspE_2): MSQFKRLFVMLGPQMRHTPALQRAAALAESSGALLDINVFVDDVDTFGLMSDGRERERLLSDNRQWLADEAEQLGNAGLDVSTELLLTRDPLRSALERVERLGCDLLVKDVQHEPVLKRLLVTPLDWQLLKDSPIAVHLVSDIRLPLPRQIAAAVDLNSHGAGEHLDEQVIHCAHALALQCDAELHLLHVCDASKTHIADFGAGTVTMPGFDGSVRTAQRAAFNRLGDHHQVPLERRHFLEGAAIRAIAQFVGHNRADVIVMGSHRHDAMQTFLGGTTAHVLEHPLCNVLAIKAVR, encoded by the coding sequence ATGAGCCAGTTCAAGCGCTTGTTCGTCATGCTCGGCCCGCAGATGCGCCATACGCCAGCGCTGCAACGCGCGGCGGCGCTGGCGGAGTCCAGCGGTGCACTGCTGGATATCAATGTGTTTGTCGACGATGTCGACACCTTTGGCTTGATGAGCGATGGCCGCGAGCGTGAGCGGCTGCTCAGTGACAACCGTCAGTGGCTGGCGGATGAGGCTGAACAACTGGGCAATGCCGGCCTGGATGTATCCACCGAATTATTGCTGACCCGCGACCCGCTGCGCAGTGCGCTGGAGCGGGTCGAGCGGCTGGGTTGCGACCTGCTGGTCAAGGACGTGCAGCACGAACCGGTGCTAAAACGCCTGTTGGTCACGCCGCTGGATTGGCAGTTGCTCAAGGACAGCCCAATTGCCGTGCACCTGGTCAGCGACATCCGCCTGCCCCTGCCCCGACAAATTGCCGCAGCTGTGGACCTGAACAGCCACGGTGCTGGCGAACACCTGGATGAGCAGGTGATCCACTGCGCCCATGCCTTGGCCCTGCAATGCGACGCTGAGCTGCACCTGCTGCATGTGTGCGACGCGTCCAAAACCCATATTGCCGACTTCGGCGCCGGCACGGTGACCATGCCCGGGTTTGATGGCAGCGTGCGTACTGCACAGCGTGCGGCGTTCAATCGCCTGGGCGACCATCACCAGGTCCCGCTGGAGCGCCGGCACTTCCTGGAAGGCGCAGCGATCAGGGCCATTGCCCAGTTTGTCGGCCACAACAGGGCAGATGTGATCGTGATGGGCAGTCACCGGCATGACGCCATGCAGACGTTCCTGGGCGGGACCACGGCGCATGTGCTGGAGCATCCGCTGTGTAATGTGCTGGCGATCAAGGCGGTCCGCTGA
- the gcvA_7 gene encoding Glycine cleavage system transcriptional activator (*Name gcvA_7), translated as MVRHSEPDQTLIKMPSLRAVKVFVAAAKYQNFTRAAEALCVTQAAVSRQIRELETYLGAELFTRVGRAVELTVAGSIFFDAVQLSFVNISQAAERIRSNTNTKHVVTLCCSPAFAALWLGPRMPKFFDENPDIDINLVTTQNFLSMEPGVRPDIYITKLGKVQAGYSSHPLNHDVIYPVCTPQYLAQHPEVRTLLGLRDGTLLNLSPYGRSQVAEHVDWNVWLAFHDVDLKSRANTAPHFFNANDYNLLVQLALGNQGVALGWHHLIAPLVAQGLLVRPVEQELVLKDTFHFLAFNEDKEHDSSCRRLRDWLLDEFQPLLQSLRTP; from the coding sequence ATGGTCAGACACTCCGAACCCGATCAGACCCTGATCAAGATGCCCTCGCTGCGCGCGGTCAAAGTCTTCGTCGCCGCCGCCAAATACCAGAACTTCACCCGCGCGGCCGAAGCGTTGTGCGTGACCCAGGCGGCGGTCAGCCGGCAGATTCGTGAGCTGGAGACCTACCTGGGCGCCGAGCTGTTCACCCGTGTGGGCCGTGCGGTGGAGTTGACCGTGGCCGGTTCGATCTTCTTCGATGCTGTGCAGTTATCGTTCGTCAACATCTCCCAGGCGGCCGAGCGTATCCGCAGCAACACCAACACCAAACACGTGGTCACCCTGTGCTGCTCACCGGCGTTTGCCGCGCTGTGGCTGGGGCCGCGCATGCCGAAATTCTTCGACGAAAACCCGGACATCGACATCAACCTGGTGACCACGCAAAACTTTTTGTCGATGGAGCCTGGGGTTCGGCCGGATATCTACATCACCAAGCTGGGCAAGGTGCAGGCGGGCTACAGCTCCCACCCGCTCAATCACGACGTAATCTACCCGGTGTGCACGCCGCAGTACCTGGCGCAACACCCTGAAGTGCGCACCCTGCTGGGGCTGCGCGATGGCACCTTGCTGAACCTCAGCCCCTATGGCCGCTCGCAGGTGGCCGAGCATGTGGACTGGAACGTGTGGCTGGCCTTTCATGACGTCGACCTGAAAAGCCGCGCCAACACCGCGCCGCACTTTTTCAATGCCAACGACTACAACCTGCTGGTGCAGTTGGCATTAGGGAACCAGGGTGTGGCGTTGGGTTGGCATCACCTGATTGCACCGCTGGTGGCGCAAGGGCTGCTGGTGCGGCCTGTTGAGCAGGAACTGGTGTTGAAAGACACCTTCCACTTCCTGGCATTCAATGAAGACAAAGAGCATGACTCCAGTTGCCGGCGGTTACGGGACTGGTTGCTGGACGAGTTTCAGCCATTGCTCCAATCGTTGCGCACCCCCTGA